A part of Miscanthus floridulus cultivar M001 chromosome 6, ASM1932011v1, whole genome shotgun sequence genomic DNA contains:
- the LOC136457625 gene encoding gibberellin 3-beta-dioxygenase 2-2-like: MPTPSHLKNDPRYFDFRAARRVPESHAWPGLHDHPVVDGGKPGPDAVPVVDLGAVDPAAAVARAAEQWGAFLLTGHGVPAELLARVEDRIATMFALPADDKMRAVRGPGDACGYGSPPISSFFSKCMWSEGYTFSPANLRADLRKLWPKAGDDYTSFCDVMEEFHKHMRALADKLLELFLMALGLTDEQVGAVEAERRIAETMTATMHLNWYPRCPDPRRALGLIAHTDSGFFTFVLQSLVPGLQLFRHSPDRWVGVPAVPGAFVVNVGDLFHILTNGLFHSVYHRAVVNRNLDRISLGYFLGPPPHAKVAPLREAVPPGRTPAYRAVTWPEYMGVRKKAFTTGASALKMVALAAATELELDDAGADPAVVHQQKLVSS, translated from the exons ATGCCGACGCCGTCGCACCTCAAGAACGACCCGCGCTACTTCGACTTCCGGGCGGCGCGGCGGGTGCCGGAGTCGCACGCCTGGCCGGGGCTGCACGACCACCCCGTCGTGGACGGCGGCAAGCCGGGGCCGGACGCCGTGCCGGTGGTGGACCTGGGGGCGGTGgacccggcggcggcggtggcacgcgCCGCCGAGCAATGGGGCGCGTTCCTGCTCACGGGCCACGGCGTCCCCGCGGAGCTGCTGGCGCGCGTGGAGGACCGGATCGCCACCATGTTCGCGCTGCCGGCGGACGACAAGATGCGCGCCGTGCGTGGGCCAGGGGACGCCTGCGGCTACGGCTCCCCGCCCATCTCCtccttcttctccaagtgcaTGTGGTCCGAGGGCTACACCTTCTCGCCGGCCAACCTCCGCGCCGACCTCCGCAAGCTCTGGCCCAAGGCCGGCGACGACTACACCAGCTTCTG TGATGTGATGGAGGAGTTCCACAAGCACATGCGTGCCCTCGCGGACAAGCTGCTGGAGCTGTTCCTCATGGCGCTGGGGCTCACCGACGAGCAGGTCGGCGCCGTGGAGGCGGAGCGGAGGATCGCCGAGACGATGACCGCCACCATGCACCTCAACTGGTACCCGAGGTGCCCGGACCCGCGCCGCGCGCTGGGGCTGATCGCGCACACCGACTCGGGCTTCTTCACGTTCGTGCTGCAGAGCCTCGTCCCGGGGCTGCAGCTGTTCCGCCACTCCCCGGACCGGTGGGTGGGCGTGCCGGCCGTGCCGGGCGCCTTCGTCGTCAACGTGGGCGACCTCTTCCACATCCTCACCAACGGCCTGTTCCACAGCGTATACCACCGCGCCGTCGTCAACCGGAACCTCGACAGAATCTCGCTCGGCTACTTCCTTGGCCCACCGCCGCACGCCAAGGTGGCGCCGCTGCGGGAGGCCGTGCCCCCCGGCCGGACCCCCGCGTACCGCGCCGTCACGTGGCCCGAGTACATGGGCGTCCGCAAGAAGGCCTTCACCACCGGCGCATCCGCGCTCAAGATGgtcgccctcgccgccgccaccgagctcGAGCTCGACGACGCCGGCGCCGACCCCGCGGTCGTCCATCAGCAAAAACTCGTCTCGTCGTAG